ATTGCCGCCAGCCACCCCAACGATGCCAAACGCCTGGGCCGCCAGATCCGGAACTTCGACGAGGCAACCTGGCTGGCGGAGCGGTTTGGCATCGTGGTGCGGGGCAACGTGGCCAAGTTTTCCCAACACCCGGCCTTGCGGGATTTTCTGCTGACCACGGGCAGCCGGGTGCTGGTCGAGGCCAGCCCCGTGGATGCCATCTGGGGCATCGGCCTGGCCCAGGACCACCCCGACGCCGCTACGCCGCAGACGTGGCGCGGGCTCAACCTGCTGGGCTTTGCCCTGATGGAAGTACGCGACCTGCTAACTGCTTAGAGCAATTGCCAGGGTAGTGTATAGGCCTGGTAGCGGAGGTAGAGACGCAACATCTTGCGTCTCGTCGTTGAACGATATCAGTGAACAATCCTTCCGCGAGTCGTTCAACGACGAGACGCAAGATGTTGCGTCTCTACAGCGTGTACACCAACTCACCTCTTACTCCCTTGCCCGCATGTGGACCGAACACGACAACAGCCTGACCCGCACGTTCCAGTTTGCCGACTTCACGGCGGCCTGGGCCTTTATGACCGACGTGGCCGCCGAGGCCGAGCGGCTGGACCATCATCCGTGGTGGGCCAACGAGTACGGCCGGGTGGAGTTCCGCCTGCGCACCCACGACGCGGGCAATACCGTCACGCCGCGCGACCATCGGCTGGCCGCCGCCATTGATGCCGTGGCCGCGCGGCACGGCGTAGCGTAGTGTGGGCCTGCTGCTTGCGTGTATAGAAAAAGGGCTTCGGTATATCTAAGTGTGGCTTCGATGTATATAAGTTTGACTTCGATCTATCTAAGAGTAGGTTCGCTATATAAGAATCTGGCTTCCGTGCATCTAAGTTCGGCTTCGCTGTATACAAATTTGGCTTCCGTGCATCTAAGTTCGGCTTATGTGCATCTAAGTTCGGCTTCCGTGCATCTAAGTTTGGCTTCCGTACATATAAATCCGGCTTCCGTGCATATAAATGGGACTTCGTTGTATATAAGTGCCAGTCCTGTGTATCGGTGGTAGGTTAAGATGTATTGAAAACCGTCTTTCGTGCATAGAAAGCCGGGGGGCGGGGCGGAGCGCGGCGGCGTGTTACCTTTGCCTTTATGTCTGACCCGTCTGAAACGCCTACCGTTCTGTACCTCGTGCCCACGCCCATCGGCAACCTGGAGGATATTACCCTGCGGGCCATCCGCATTCTGGGCGAGGTCGACGTGGTACTGGCCGAGGACACCCGCACCAGCGGCCGGCTGATGCAGCACCTGGGCCTGAAAAAGCCCATGCTCAGCTACCACCTGCACAACGAGCACCAGACCGTGCAGCGGGTGCTGGACCGCATCGAGAAGGGCGAGAAAATGGCCCTGGTATCGGATGCGGGCACGCCCGGAATTTCTGACCCCGGCTTTTTGTTGGTGCGCGAGTGCCTGGCCCGGGGGCTGAAGGTGGAGTGCCTGCCCGGGGCCACGGCCTTCGTGCCGGCGTTGCTTAAGTCCGGGTTTGGGGCCGAGCGGTTCACGTTCGAAGGCTTTCTGCCGGTGAAGAAAGGCCGGCAGACCCGCATCCGGGAGTTGCAGCCCGAAACCCGCACCATGATTTTCTACGAGTCGCCCCACCGCATCGTCAAGACGCTGGAGCAGCTCAGCGAGGCGTTCGGGCCCGAGCGACTGGCTTCCGTGAGCCGGGAGCTGACCAAACTATTTGAAGAAACCGTGAACGGGACGCTGGCCGAGCTGGCCGCCGAGTTTGCGGGTCGTACCTCTATTAAAGGCGAAATCGTTGTTGTCGTACAAGGAAACCGGGAATAGCCCGTGGGCGCCGGCGGGGCTGGCGTTGCTCACGGCCGTGTTGTTGTGGATTGGCTGGCCGGTGCATCCGGCCCCGCTGGCCTTGCTGCTGCTGGTGGCCTGGGTGCCCTACCTGCGCCTGGAGCAGCTGCTGGTGGCGCGGGGGAGTAGCGGCTGGAAGGTGTTTCGCTACAGCTACCTCACGCTGGTGCTCTGGAACGCCTTCGTGACGTGGTGGGTCAGCTACGCCACGCTGGGCGGGGGCATCACGGCCGTCGTCTGCAACGCCCTGATGATGAGCGCGCCGCTGATGGCCTTTTACCACACCAAGCGCCTGCTGGGGCCCCGGCTGGGCTACCTGTCGCTGCCCATCTACTGGATTGCCTTCGAGCAGCTGCACCTGCACTGGGACCTCACCTGGCCCTGGCTGACGCTGGGCAACGGCTTTGCCGAGGCCACGGCCTTCGTGCAGTGGTACGAGTACACCGGCTTCCTGGGCGGCTCCGTCTGGATTTGGGCCGTGAACCTGCTGGTGTTTCTGGGTATCTGGGGCCGGTCGGGCAACGTGCCCGCCGCCCGGTCTTTCCGGCCCGGTCTGCTGGGCGCGGCGGCGCTGGCCGCGGGGCTGCCGCTGCTGCTGTCGTGGTTTATCGGGAGCCGCTGGCAGGAAGAAGGCCCGGCCCTGGAAGTGGTGGTGGTGCAGCCCAACGTGGACCCCTACACTGAGAAGTTTCAGGGCAAGGCCAACTTCGTGCCCTACGACGAGCAGCTGACCCGCCTGCTGCGCCTCACCGAGCAGAAGCTCACGCCCAACACTAGGCTGGTTATCTGGCCCGAAACGGCGCTGGAAGAATATTACTTTGAGCAGCAGATTGAAGCCAACCCCAAGATCGTACGGGTGCGGCAGTGGCTGGCGCAGCACCCTGGCGTGGCCTTGCTCACGGGCATTACTAGCGTGGTGATGTACCCCAACGCGGCGGCGGCCAGCGTCACAGCCCGGCACCGCGACGACATGGGCTACTACGACGTGTTCAACAGCGGGGCCTACTTCCGCGACGCGGTGGCCCCCATCGAGTTTTACCATAAGTCGCGCCTGGTGCCGGGCGTGGAGAAGATTCCGCCCCTGCTCACCTCCCTCATTGCCCACATCGACCTGGGCGGCACCGTGGGCAGCTACGGCAGCCAGGATGAGCGCACCGTGTTTGCCGCTCCCGCCGGCGCCCCCGACCTGCGCGTGGCCCCGCTGATCTGCTACGAGTCGATTTACGGCGACTTCACGGCCGAATACGTGCAGCGCGGCGCTACGCTGCTGGGCTTGTTTACCAACGACGCTTGGTGGCACGATTCGCCCGGCTACCGGCAGCTGCTGCGCTACGGCGCCCTGCGCTGCATCGAAACCCGCCGCGACCTGGCCCGCTCCGCCAACACGGGCTTCACCGGCTTTATCAACCAGAAGGGTGAGCTGTTTCAGCGCGAAACCGCCTGGGTGCCGGCCGCCAGCCGGGGCGTGGTGCACCTCAATACCGAGCAGACGTTCTACGTGCGGCACGGCGAGCTGATCGGGCCGGCCGCGCAGGTACTGGCCGTCTTGCTGCTCATCGGCCTGCTGGTAATGGCGCTGAACCGGCGGTTTGGCACCAAGCCGGTGGAGGCTCAGGAGTCGGTGGCCCGGCCGGCGTAGACGGGGTTTCCGGCTGCGTCTTTCTCTTTTCTCGTTTTTCCGCGCCCCCGATGGAGCCTTTTCTGCCGCTGTTCTTCTACACCCTCATGTTCTGGTTTTACCGCATGGCCGAGGGCAAAGACCTGCTGGGTAAGCCCCGGCCGAACGTCGACGACCAGTGGCGGGCCACCACCGGCCGCACCATGCGCCGGGCCGTAATCATCATCGTGGCCGCCTACTCGGCCCTGCTGCTGGTGCAGCTGCGCTAACCTTTGCCTTCCATCAAACCGCCGGCTCCGGCCCGGAATAGTATAGCTTCCTCATGACCGACTTCACCCCACTCAGCCTCGGCCTGGCCGACGTATGCCGCCGCGCCGGCCAGTTTATCCGGCAGGAAGCCGCCGCCTTCGACCGGAGCCGCGTCGAAACGAAAGGCAAGCACGACCTGGTTTCCTACGTGGATCAGGAAACGGAGCGGCGCCTGGTGGCCGGCCTGCGCGAGCTGCTGCCCGAGGCGGGCTTTATCACGGAGGAAGGCACCACCGGCGGCAGCAGCCAGGCCACCAGCGCCGGCACCGACTACACCTGGATTATCGACCCGCTCGACGGCACCACCAACTTCGTGCACGGCCTGCCCTGCTACTGCGTGAGCGTGGCCCTGCTCCACCACGGCGAGCTGGCGGCCGGGGTGGTGTA
This window of the Hymenobacter aquaticus genome carries:
- a CDS encoding NADAR family protein, which gives rise to MINSIFSPSPPELPALVADLEAGQSFKYLYFWGHTGSAGSVGKECFSQWYPAAFQLADHRYATAEHYMMAEKARLFGDEATRAAVIAASHPNDAKRLGRQIRNFDEATWLAERFGIVVRGNVAKFSQHPALRDFLLTTGSRVLVEASPVDAIWGIGLAQDHPDAATPQTWRGLNLLGFALMEVRDLLTA
- a CDS encoding 4a-hydroxytetrahydrobiopterin dehydratase is translated as MWTEHDNSLTRTFQFADFTAAWAFMTDVAAEAERLDHHPWWANEYGRVEFRLRTHDAGNTVTPRDHRLAAAIDAVAARHGVA
- the rsmI gene encoding 16S rRNA (cytidine(1402)-2'-O)-methyltransferase — encoded protein: MSDPSETPTVLYLVPTPIGNLEDITLRAIRILGEVDVVLAEDTRTSGRLMQHLGLKKPMLSYHLHNEHQTVQRVLDRIEKGEKMALVSDAGTPGISDPGFLLVRECLARGLKVECLPGATAFVPALLKSGFGAERFTFEGFLPVKKGRQTRIRELQPETRTMIFYESPHRIVKTLEQLSEAFGPERLASVSRELTKLFEETVNGTLAELAAEFAGRTSIKGEIVVVVQGNRE
- the lnt gene encoding apolipoprotein N-acyltransferase; its protein translation is MLLWIGWPVHPAPLALLLLVAWVPYLRLEQLLVARGSSGWKVFRYSYLTLVLWNAFVTWWVSYATLGGGITAVVCNALMMSAPLMAFYHTKRLLGPRLGYLSLPIYWIAFEQLHLHWDLTWPWLTLGNGFAEATAFVQWYEYTGFLGGSVWIWAVNLLVFLGIWGRSGNVPAARSFRPGLLGAAALAAGLPLLLSWFIGSRWQEEGPALEVVVVQPNVDPYTEKFQGKANFVPYDEQLTRLLRLTEQKLTPNTRLVIWPETALEEYYFEQQIEANPKIVRVRQWLAQHPGVALLTGITSVVMYPNAAAASVTARHRDDMGYYDVFNSGAYFRDAVAPIEFYHKSRLVPGVEKIPPLLTSLIAHIDLGGTVGSYGSQDERTVFAAPAGAPDLRVAPLICYESIYGDFTAEYVQRGATLLGLFTNDAWWHDSPGYRQLLRYGALRCIETRRDLARSANTGFTGFINQKGELFQRETAWVPAASRGVVHLNTEQTFYVRHGELIGPAAQVLAVLLLIGLLVMALNRRFGTKPVEAQESVARPA